AGTAAATCACTAGTGATATATCCGCAATCAATCCTGGTAGTCGATAGTAAACCACCATGAATATTAATACTAAAGTCAAACCACCGACTCCAGCATAAATACTACTTTGAATGCTATCTTTACCCAAGGTTGCTCCGACTGTCCGCCTTTCTGCGATTTCGACTGGTACGGGTAATGCGCCACCGCGTAACTGCACGCCTAAGTCATTGGCTTGCTGGGCGGTAAAACGTCCTGTAATTACGGCAGAACCACCAGTAATGCCAGTAGCGGCAAATTCTATACCCACGGTGGGAGCGCTAATCAGTTCATTGTCCAGAAAAACACCAATGCTACGCCCAGTACCAGCGAGATTTTTCGTCAAATTGGCAAACAGTTCGCCACCCTTTTGGTCGAAGCGAATGGCAACATTCCAGTTGTTACCTTGAGTGGGTTCACCGTAGGCATCCTTGAGGTATTTGCCAATTAGCGGTGGATCGGTGCTTTCAAACAATTCTGCGATCGCTTGATTGTTTTTTTGTAAGTCTTCTTGATTCTTTGCAATTGCCGCTTTGTCGGTACTCTTTCTTAATTCTTCTTGCTTGAATTTCAATTCGGCTCTAGATGCTTGGAAAGCCAGCAGTTGAGTTTCTGTATTCGCCTTTTGGGTACGAAATTCTAACTGTGCTGTACCCCCTAGCACCCGTTCAGCTTGTTCTGGATCGTTAACTCCTGGTAGTTGCACCAATATTTTATCTGTGCCGACTGTTTGGATTACTGGCTCAGAAACACCCAGACCATTAATCCGGCCTTCGACAACTTTCTTCACACCTTCTAATTCTCGGTCGGTGATTTTGGGAATATCCGCTGATGGTTTTACCTGAATTGTGAGCCATGAACCTCCGCGCAAGTCCAGCCCTAGGGGTATCGGAATTGTGGCAATCACCGTAATAGCGGCGATTATCAGGACTAAAATCAAAATTAATAGCGATCGCTGTCTTTGCATACCATAACTCGCAACTGACAAACGCTATAATAGCGTTCTTTTGAGGAGTTATGAGTTGGGAGTTGAGAGTTAGGAGTTAGTAGTTGAGAGTTAGGAGTTGTAAATTCAATCTTGAATTCTTAACTCCTCACTCCTAACTCCTAACTTTTAAACCCGCAATGCTACCATTTTTTCCACAGCTTCTACGATTTGCTCTGGTTGGATGATTGTTAGTCGTTCCAGATTGCCGTTGTAAGGTGTGGGAATATCTTGGGAAGAAAGCCGCAGTACTGGCGCATCCAATTCATCAAAAAAGCGATCGTTGATTGAGGCGATGACTTCTGCTCCAATACCCGCAGTTCGCATCGATTCTTCCACAACAATGACTTTATGGGTTTTACGTATTGATGCACCAATGGTATCAAAATCTAATGGTTTGAGGGATATTAAATCGATAACTTCTGGATCGTATCCTTGTTTTTCAAGAGTTTTTACTGCTTGTAGCACATGATGCCGCATTCTGGAATAAGTGATAATTGTGACATCTTTTCCCTCACGCACAATTTCTGCTTTATCTAAAGGGAGCAGGTATTCTTCTTCTGGTAAATCTTCTTTCAAGTTGTAAAGTAAAACGTGTTCAAAGAACAACACTGGATTATCATCGCGGATTGCGGATTTCAGGAGTCCTTTGGCGTTTCTTGGTGTGGAGCAAGCAACAATCTTTAACCCTGGCACAGCTTGGAAGTAGGTTTCTAGTCGTTGGGAATGTTCTGCACCCAGCTGCCGTCCTACACCGCCAGGGCCGCGAATTACCATCGGAATTTTAAAGTTACCGCCAGAAGTATAGCGGAGCATCCCAGCGTTGTTGGATATTTGGTTGAAGGCGAGCAATAAAAAGCCCATGTTCATGCCTTCAATGATCGGACGTAAGCCAGTCATTGCGGCTCCCACAGCCATCCCAGTAAAGCTATTTTCAGCAATGGGGGTATCTAGAATGCGGAGTTCGCCATATTTTTGGTACAGGTCTTTGGTAACTTTATAGGAACCGCCGTAATGTCCAACATCTTCACCGAGAACGAATACGCTGGAGTCACGCGCCATTTCTTCATCAATGGCTTCCCGTAAGGCGTTGAAGAATAGTGTTTCTGCCATTTAGACCTTTTAGTACGATTATGGTTTTAGAATTTTATCCTGCTGCTGTCACAAATACAGTGAGCGATCGCACTAGTTAGAGTTTAGGTTTTTTAAATAAACGGCCCCTAGCATAGAGCGAGTGATTGCCATAACTATATCAAATAGATTTTAGAGGTTTTAGGAGCGATCGCCTCTGCCTCTGGTAAATGAGGCAACCTTATACTTCAGTACTATCGCGACCCAAATATGCAGTTTAACTGCAAATAAGCACTTACACTTAATTTAGCACTGCCAAAGTTAGCAGTTAAATCACCCACCAATCAAGATTTTATAACTTGGCACTGATAAGCAAAAGGAGTGCGGTGATCTATAGTTAAACAGGTTCTACTAACCATTGACATTTCTGAGGATGAAACGACAGTAGAAGTAGTAACTGAAACAGATCAATAAGAACCCCACCCTAACGCTTGCGATCGCTATCCCCATAACACCCACTCGAAAGGTTTTTGACAATATACTGTCCAAAGTTGCGTAGGCTAGCAAAAACCGCAGGCATCGCACTAGCCAAAATACAAAGAATCTCACGCCCAAACACCAAAACACAACTCTGCGTCTTCGCGCCTCTGCGTGAGATTTCCCACTAAATTAGTATTCAATATGCCTAGCCTACTTTAACCATCGCGCCGCATCTTTGGCATGATAAGTCAAAATCAAATCTGCACCAGCGCGTTTAAACCCAGTTAAAGTTTCCATAACCACCCGCTCTTCATCAATCCAACCATTGAGAGCCGCAGCTTTCACCATCGCATACTCACCAGAAACATTGTAAGCCGCAACCGGTAGGTTACTTGCTTCCTTCACCCGCCAAATAATATCCATGTATGCCAAGGCTGGCTTAACCATGAGCATATCAGCGCCTTCAGCGATATCCAATTCAATCTCTTTAATCGCTTCGCGGGCGTTACCTGGGTCCATTTGGTAAGTTCTTCTGTCCCCAAATTGTGGTGTCGAGTCTGCTGCATCCCTAAATGGGCCATAATAACCCGAAGCATACTTAGCAGCATAAGATAAAATCGGCGTATCTTGAAATCCGGCTTCATCCAATCCCTGACGAATTGCCTGGACAAAACCATCCATCATCCCAGAAGGTGCGATGATATCGGCACTAAGCTTTCGCTTGAGAAACCGCTGTTTTCTTCAACAATTCCAGAGTTGGATCGTTTAAAACTCGTCCTGTTAAATCACCAACTTGCAGATAACCACAATGACCGTGGCTAGTATACTCACATAAACAAGTATCAGCAATTACAATCAAATCTGGCACTGCTGCTTTTACTGCCGTCGCCGCTTTTTGGACGATACCGCAATCATGCCAAGCGCCAGTGGCATCCACATCTTTATCAGCTGGAATACCAAATAGAATAATAGAAGGAATTCCTAAGTCGTAAACTTCTTTTGCTTCTTCAACAATTTTATCTACCGAAAGTTGGTAGACTCCGGGCATCGATTTCACCTCATTAGCGATTCCCTCACCCGGTACAGCAAATAATGGGTAGATTAAATCGTTTGTTGTTAAAACAGTTTCACGAACCATCCGGCGCAGTTGGGGATGAGTACGCAGACGACGGGGGCGATGTGTAGGAAACATAAAATTTTATCAAGAAAAACAACGCAAATAGACACAAAACAAAGCGTCACAAAAGCAGGCTAAAATTTTCCTGCCGTCAGACAGACTACAAACAGTGCTTAACTGTCCTTTGCCCTACTCTTAATCAAGTTGTGGGGCAATTTTGTATTCTACAGCTTGGTTGCACCTATCCGACGGACTGGAAAAAAAACAACATTATGAAGCAATTCAAAATTCAAAAATTTCAACGCAAAGTGGCGCATTCGCATTAGCGTTCGCGCAGCGTCTCGTAGAGAAGGTAAACGCAGAGGCACGCAGAGAATTTGCTACTAAGTTTAATGAAATGTTGTGCTTGGTAGTAAATAACTGACAATTACCAATGCTCTATGCCTAATCCAATAAATTTGTGTTAAAAAACTCGGAAAATATAGGGATAACGGAAGGGTATATCAGGATTACTGAAAACTCCAATGAGCGCCCAAATTGTTAATCCCCAGTGTAATAGATATCCCAGACCAGCTAGTGGCCCCAGCAATAATAGAGGTAATACTAACCAACCGAATAGAAAAAACAACGCTCCCAGAATTGCACCATAAAACCAAACATTAAAATGGAAATTGACCGATTCTTTGGCGTTTTCTTTAACAACAGGATCGTCAGATACGAGCAGTATGGCGATAGGTATGCCTACAGATACCAATGTTGTGCTGAAAAAAATAGCTCCATGAGACAAAGCTGATAGAAGCTTTCGCTTGTCTGTGTCGTACATTGCTTTCTCCTATTTAGTCAGATTGTTGGTTATACTACGACCCTATCATGAGCATCGTTGTCTTAAGATTAAAAGACTTACCAGAGTCAAAAAAAATTAAGCAAGCTTTCAAACAAATACATTTATGTCTACTGAACTTCAGTCTGAACTTATTCAAGCAGTTGAACTTCGCCGCAACTTTGCGATTATATCTCACCCAGATGCTGGTAAAACTACACTAACTGAAAAGCTACTCCTGTACGGGGGTGCAATTCACGAAGCTGGGGCGGTTAAGGCGCGACGGGCACAGCGCAAAGCTACTTCTGACTGGATGGCGATGGAGCAACAACGGGGTATTTCCATTACCTCCACAGTGTTGCAATTTGAATACCGGAATTGTCAAATAAATTTATTAGACACTCCCGGACACCAAGATTTCAGTGAAGATACTTATCGTACTCTCGCCGCCGCCGATAATGCCGTGATGTTGATTGATGCGGCAAAGGGTTTGGAACCTCAAACGCGCAAATTGTTTGAAGTGTGTAAGTTGCGCGGTATCCCGATTTTTACATTTATCAACAAGCTCGATCGCCCAGGAAGGGAACCTCTGGAATTGTTGGATGAAATTGAGCAAGAATTGGGATTGCAAACCTATGCAGTCAACTGGCCGATTGGTATGGGCGATCGCTTTAAAGGTGTTTTTGACCGACACAAGCAACAAATACACTTGTTTGAACGCAGCGCCCACGGCAGCCGAGAAGCCCGCGATACAATAGCGGAATTAGGCGATCCGAGAATAGAAGAACAGCTAGAACAAAGCCTGTACTACCAACTGAAAAACGATTTAGAACTGTTAGAAGGAGTTGGGCCAGAGCTAGATTTACAGTTGATACATGAAGGCAAAATGACGCCTGTGTTCTTTGGTAGCGCCATGACTAATTTTGGGGTCGAGTTATTCCTCAAGTATTTCCTCGACTATGCCCTCAAACCCGGTTCTCATATCAGCAGTGTTGGCGAAGTTCCCCCTACATACCCGGAGTTTTCGGGGTTTGTCTTCAAACTGCAAGCGAATATGGACCCGAAGCACCGCGATCGCGTCGCATTTATCCGGGTTTGCACTGGTAAGTTTGAAAAAGATATGATGGTGAATCACGCTCGCATTGGTAAACTCATCCGTCTGTCTCGCCCGCAAAAACTCTTTGCTCAAGAGCGAGAATCGATTGATGTGGCTTATCCTGGCGATGTGATCGGTTTGAATAATCCCGGTGTTTTTGCGATCGGGGATACAATTTACACGGGACAAAAGCTCGAATATGAGGGGATTCCGTATTTCTCGCCGGAACTGTTTGCGTCTCTGAGGAATCCCAACCCCTCGAAGTCTAAACAATTCCAAAAAGGTGTTGCGGAATTGCGAGAAGAAGGTGCTGTGCAAATTATGTATTCAACTGATGAAGCCAAGCGCGATCCAATTTTGGCGGCGGTGGGTCAGTTGCAATTCGAGGTGGTACAGTTTCGCTTACAAAATGAGTATGGTGTAGAAACCATATTAGATTTATTGCCCTACAGTGTCGCCCGTTGGGTTGAGGGTGGTTGGGAAGCATTAGAAAAGGTGGGACGAATATTCAATACCACTACAGTTAAAGACAGTATGGGACGACCAGTGTTGCTATTCCGTAATGAATGGAATTGTCAACAGTTATTGGGCGACCATCCAGAGTTAAAATTAAGCGCGATCGCTCCAGTATTTTCTAGTCAACAACCAGTGGAAGAGTGAAGAAGAATACAGAATTAGTCTTACAGAATACTCAACTGAGTTCTGATAACTGACACCTTTATTCAATCTTTATCGTTCACTTGACAAGCAAAACTTGAGCGCGGTTGATTTCCACGGCATCCGAGGTTCGCGCTTTTGCACAAACGTGGATCATTTAGAAGAGATTGGAGTGCCAGAATTTGTATGCCTTCACATGCCAAACCGTCTTTGGAGGCTGGTTTAGTTGCCCTCAAACAGGGAAATTACCAAACAGCGATCACCCAACTAGAACCTATTGCTAGCAGCCAAAATAATGGGACTGCTAGCTTACAAGCTCAGGTTGGTTTAGTGATGGCTTATGCTCGCACTGGCGAAGTTTCCAAAGCGATCGCTATTTCCCAGAATCTCATTGAGAGTAACAATCCGCAAGTTCAAGAGTGGGCAACACGCGCTCTCGAACACCTGACAAAACGTAAAAAATCCGAGCGAGAATCAAAAAAAGTTGAAACTGGATTTGTTGCTTTTGAGAATTCAACACCAGANTTCAACACCAGATTCAACCCCCATTACTCCCCGGAAACTCCTACATCAGAGGAAAAGCCGAACGATGATCGAGTAATAGAAACCAAAAGCGACGACATCCCGTCGATGGTGCCACTAGCTAGACTCAAAGCTACATTAGCGACACCGCCACCACCACTGGCTGCATCCCTAAGCGGCTTCATGGGTTCTGTTACTCGCACCCAAGCCAAATTATTCGGTGTTATTTACTGGCGACAAGCACAACGCGCCAGAGCATGGCAACCACTACGTAAACCAAAATTAATTCCCTTACGACTACTCTCCGCAGGGACATTCATCGCCCTGTTTTGGGTAATACGAGAAATCCTCAAGTTCGCACTGGGATTAATCAACCAGACTTTAGTCAAACTACCTTATCTGGAGCCAATACAGCTTTTATACCACGATCCTACTCAACTGTTGCTAATCGCATTGGTGATTTTAATCGGAGTATCACCTTGGTTGCTGGATCTGCTACTGGCGAATTTGTATGGTCAACGAGAATTTCCGAAAGATGTATTGAATACCCATAGCCGCGAAGCCGTTCGGGTGCTACAACGTTGTTCCCAACAGCGGCACTGGCCGTTACCCAAACTGCGGATTTTACCAACGGCTGCACCAATTATTCTGACTTATGGTAGTTTACCACGTAATGCCAGAATTGTTGTGAGTCAAGGGCTATTAGAGCAGCTGGCAGATGATGAAATCGCCATTATTTACGCTACGCAACTAGGGCATATCGCTCACTGGGATTTTGCTGTAATGTCTTTGTTGCTGCTGGTGACACTACCAACTCATAAGCTATATCAGCAAGTGTCGGAGTTGGGAGACAAAATATCCGCGAAAATTTGGCGCTGGCCAGTGACAATTCTGGCGAGTCTGATTTATGGAATTTGGTGTTTGCTGACTGGAACTGCATTGTGGTTGTCGCGGTTGCGGCTTTATTATAGCGATCGCGTCGCCGCTGAAATTACTGGTAATCCCAATGCCCTGATTCGCGCTTTACTCAAAATTGCCATTGGCATTGCCGCTGATATCCAAAAACAAGAACACACCAGTTGGCAACTGGAAAGCTTAAATCTCTTAACACCAGTCAGCTACCAACAAAGTTTATCTTTGGGCACTATTGCCAGTAATCTATCTTTTGAATCCTTTTTGAAGTGGGATACCGCCAATCCCTATCGCCGATGGTTTACGATTAATAATAGCCATCCTTTAATGGGCGATCGCATCGAACGTCTCTGCCAAATAGCTCGTCACTGGCATCTAGACACCGAACTACATTTTGATAGCGTTCCATCAAAGGTTAAGCGTCAGTCTTTTCTATTACAAGTCGCTCCCTGGTTGGGAATTCCTCTAGGGGTTCTGTTTGCAGCTTTAGTTTGGCTAACCTGGCAACTAGCATTCACACTCAAGTTTTTAAATCTAAAGTGGATATATGAAGATTGGTCTTTCATTACAGGCTGTCTTCTGATTGGCTTTAGCATCGGTACTGTGATGCGGATTAATTCTTTCTTCCCCGATATTAAACCTGCCACCGTACAAACTGAAGACAGCTTACCCAACCTGTTAGCTGACCCTTCTGCCTTACCTATTGATAGCGTCAGCGTGCGTCTTGTGGGTAAATTATTAGGTCGTCAAGGCACTAGTAACACCCTAGCGCAAGATTTAATCTTGCAATCTAGCGCGGGTTTGGTGAAATTACACCACATTTCTTGGCTAGGACAGTCAGTCAATCACCAGGATCTAATTGGCCGGCAAATTATCGTTACAGGTTGGTTTCGCCGAGGAGCAACACCTTGGATCGATATCCAAACTCTAGAAACTCAAAGTGGTAAAACCATTCATAGCCCTCATCCCATTTGGTCTACTTTTTTAGCTGTTGCAGCACAGGCTTGGGGCGCATACGTCTTTCTCACTGGTTAGTCATTGGTCATTGGTCATTGGTTATTGACAAAGGACAAAGGACAAAGGACAAATTGGAATGTAAACAAAAGTTGCAGGTTTTCTNNNCAAGTGTTACATTTATTTACACAAACAACAGCAACCGACATAACTCAGTATCACCGCTTAGTTGTGGATTTAGGTGCTTTTTCCCCGTCTATACCTTTTTATCCTCCCAACACAGCAGCAAATNNNCCAGCCAGTGGCTGGTTTTTGTTTCAAAATATGCTCACTTGCATAAAAAAATGTGTTTTATGTTACCATGCAGTAATACTAATGCCGAAAAGATATGCGCTAAACTAGCTACGTAGAAAATACCGTGGTAATGTAAGGAATGGTATTTGATTCTGCGAAAAAGGGCATAGAAGAAAGCGTGTACTTTAGCAGGCAATAGGCTATTAAATTTACAATTCTTAGAATTAAGGTGTTATTAGCTCACCATAGTGTGAGCCTTTGGATTAAACAAGCTTGATCCCGACGAAAAACTGTATTGTTGTATAAGTTGACAGTTTCGAGCAAAAAAATTGGTTTATGGCAGTCTTGGTCAATAGCATCTATTTAAAAGCCAAAGCTAAGTGATTGTTTTCTTGCCTTGCCATGTTCATTCAACTCTGGAGGTATAGTTCATGTCCGTTCGCCTATATATAGGTAATTTGCCTAAAGATGAAATAGATCGTCAAGATCTGCAAGCCGTTTTTGCAGCAGAAGGTGATGCTGTAACTACTAAATTAATTAAAGACCGCAAAACTGGCAAATGCCGTGGTTTCGGTTTTCTTACAGTCAACAATGACGAACAAGCTGACGAAATTATTGAAAAGTATAATGGTCAGATGTTCAAAGACACTCCCATTAAGCTAGAGAAGGCATTACCTCGGACAAAGGGTGAAGAGGGCGACGAGCAAGCTCCTAAACCAGTTACTCTTGCTAGTACTAGTAATAGTACCCCGACTCCTAGCCCGAACAGAGAAGGTAGCCGTCGTGAGAAAAGCTCTAAAAAGCCTCGTCGTGGCGGCGGTGGCGGAGGTTCTCGCGAAACCAGCACTACAACCACCGATTCGGACGCCATTCGTCCAGATCCTCGTTGGGCTTCGGAATTAGAAAAGCTGAAGCAGATGCTAGCTGCACAAACTACAAATTAATCCTCAAGGGAGAGAAATTAAAAATTAAAAATCAGAATATTTTTTGATTTTTAATTTTTAATTGTTGATAATTATCTAGCTGCTTAGTTTAATGAACTTGCAGCTAATTTTGTAAGCGCGTAGGCGCAGTCCGCTGTAGGTATCGCATCGCTACTAGTCACATCAATTCGTACCTAAGAGTTAGCAGCAAAGAGCGTGCAAACCGCCCAAGCTCCATAAAATTTATCTGGATTTTAATCAAATCAAACGACACATAAGTTTCACAAATTTATCATACTTGCGTAACAAAAAAGTATATATTGATGCAACTATAGTTTATGTAGACTTATTGTTAAAGCTTGCTTATAAAAAAAATAAAATTAAGTTTTTGTGATTGGGGTCAAATGAGTAGTGATACCGTGTTAAATCATGTCCGTTTGATTGCTTATTAAAC
This portion of the Nostoc sp. GT001 genome encodes:
- a CDS encoding RNA-binding protein; protein product: MSVRLYIGNLPKDEIDRQDLQAVFAAEGDAVTTKLIKDRKTGKCRGFGFLTVNNDEQADEIIEKYNGQMFKDTPIKLEKALPRTKGEEGDEQAPKPVTLASTSNSTPTPSPNREGSRREKSSKKPRRGGGGGGSRETSTTTTDSDAIRPDPRWASELEKLKQMLAAQTTN
- the secD gene encoding protein translocase subunit SecD — translated: MQRQRSLLILILVLIIAAITVIATIPIPLGLDLRGGSWLTIQVKPSADIPKITDRELEGVKKVVEGRINGLGVSEPVIQTVGTDKILVQLPGVNDPEQAERVLGGTAQLEFRTQKANTETQLLAFQASRAELKFKQEELRKSTDKAAIAKNQEDLQKNNQAIAELFESTDPPLIGKYLKDAYGEPTQGNNWNVAIRFDQKGGELFANLTKNLAGTGRSIGVFLDNELISAPTVGIEFAATGITGGSAVITGRFTAQQANDLGVQLRGGALPVPVEIAERRTVGATLGKDSIQSSIYAGVGGLTLVLIFMVVYYRLPGLIADISLVIYSLLTWSTFALLGVTLTLPGIAGFILSIGMAVDANVLIFERTREELRAGKSLYRSVESGFYRAFSSILDSNVTTWIACAALFWLGSGLVKGFALTLALGVAVSMFTAITCSRTLLFLAISINSLRKTELFYPNLPASNKAEVTQ
- a CDS encoding alpha-ketoacid dehydrogenase subunit beta; this translates as MAETLFFNALREAIDEEMARDSSVFVLGEDVGHYGGSYKVTKDLYQKYGELRILDTPIAENSFTGMAVGAAMTGLRPIIEGMNMGFLLLAFNQISNNAGMLRYTSGGNFKIPMVIRGPGGVGRQLGAEHSQRLETYFQAVPGLKIVACSTPRNAKGLLKSAIRDDNPVLFFEHVLLYNLKEDLPEEEYLLPLDKAEIVREGKDVTIITYSRMRHHVLQAVKTLEKQGYDPEVIDLISLKPLDFDTIGASIRKTHKVIVVEESMRTAGIGAEVIASINDRFFDELDAPVLRLSSQDIPTPYNGNLERLTIIQPEQIVEAVEKMVALRV
- a CDS encoding M48 family metalloprotease codes for the protein MPSHAKPSLEAGLVALKQGNYQTAITQLEPIASSQNNGTASLQAQVGLVMAYARTGEVSKAIAISQNLIESNNPQVQEWATRALEHLTKRKKSERESKKVETGFVAFENSTPXFNTRFNPHYSPETPTSEEKPNDDRVIETKSDDIPSMVPLARLKATLATPPPPLAASLSGFMGSVTRTQAKLFGVIYWRQAQRARAWQPLRKPKLIPLRLLSAGTFIALFWVIREILKFALGLINQTLVKLPYLEPIQLLYHDPTQLLLIALVILIGVSPWLLDLLLANLYGQREFPKDVLNTHSREAVRVLQRCSQQRHWPLPKLRILPTAAPIILTYGSLPRNARIVVSQGLLEQLADDEIAIIYATQLGHIAHWDFAVMSLLLLVTLPTHKLYQQVSELGDKISAKIWRWPVTILASLIYGIWCLLTGTALWLSRLRLYYSDRVAAEITGNPNALIRALLKIAIGIAADIQKQEHTSWQLESLNLLTPVSYQQSLSLGTIASNLSFESFLKWDTANPYRRWFTINNSHPLMGDRIERLCQIARHWHLDTELHFDSVPSKVKRQSFLLQVAPWLGIPLGVLFAALVWLTWQLAFTLKFLNLKWIYEDWSFITGCLLIGFSIGTVMRINSFFPDIKPATVQTEDSLPNLLADPSALPIDSVSVRLVGKLLGRQGTSNTLAQDLILQSSAGLVKLHHISWLGQSVNHQDLIGRQIIVTGWFRRGATPWIDIQTLETQSGKTIHSPHPIWSTFLAVAAQAWGAYVFLTG
- a CDS encoding DUF4870 domain-containing protein, which encodes MYDTDKRKLLSALSHGAIFFSTTLVSVGIPIAILLVSDDPVVKENAKESVNFHFNVWFYGAILGALFFLFGWLVLPLLLLGPLAGLGYLLHWGLTIWALIGVFSNPDIPFRYPYIFRVF
- a CDS encoding peptide chain release factor 3; amino-acid sequence: MSTELQSELIQAVELRRNFAIISHPDAGKTTLTEKLLLYGGAIHEAGAVKARRAQRKATSDWMAMEQQRGISITSTVLQFEYRNCQINLLDTPGHQDFSEDTYRTLAAADNAVMLIDAAKGLEPQTRKLFEVCKLRGIPIFTFINKLDRPGREPLELLDEIEQELGLQTYAVNWPIGMGDRFKGVFDRHKQQIHLFERSAHGSREARDTIAELGDPRIEEQLEQSLYYQLKNDLELLEGVGPELDLQLIHEGKMTPVFFGSAMTNFGVELFLKYFLDYALKPGSHISSVGEVPPTYPEFSGFVFKLQANMDPKHRDRVAFIRVCTGKFEKDMMVNHARIGKLIRLSRPQKLFAQERESIDVAYPGDVIGLNNPGVFAIGDTIYTGQKLEYEGIPYFSPELFASLRNPNPSKSKQFQKGVAELREEGAVQIMYSTDEAKRDPILAAVGQLQFEVVQFRLQNEYGVETILDLLPYSVARWVEGGWEALEKVGRIFNTTTVKDSMGRPVLLFRNEWNCQQLLGDHPELKLSAIAPVFSSQQPVEE